From Amycolatopsis sp. YIM 10, the proteins below share one genomic window:
- a CDS encoding DNA polymerase Y family protein — protein MSGGAPVRMLVLWCPDWPVVAACAAESVPPDQPAAVFSGNRVIACSALARADGVRRGMRRRDAQSRCPELVVFGAEPERDARFFESVAVAVEELVVGVEVVRPGIVAMPVTGAAGYFGGEARLAELLVDQVAAHVGVECQVGVADGLFAATLAAHRSALVEPGGTAEFLAPLDIRVLDQPGAERAELVDLLRRLGLRTLGAFAALTTREVLSRFGADGEIAHRLASGRSERPPVRRRPPPELTVTKEFDPPLDRVDVAAFMAKTMAAGFQAGMAAWGLACTRLGVHAVTANGEEMSRIWRCAEPLDAHGVADRVRWQFEGWLKGTTGRPTAGVVRLRLVPEETVEGRSLQLGLMGTEQQLADERAAQAMVHVQGLLGPEAVLTPVLDGGRGPAERVRLVPWGDRRVPARLPEARWDGRLPMPATVFPEPLPARVFDAAGAEVRITERYQLSGPPAAVAVDGGAARPVRGWSGPWQARGRGTGQVRLQVVLDSTSALLLVRALDNPKWTVEGEYGW, from the coding sequence ATGAGTGGTGGGGCTCCCGTCCGGATGCTGGTGCTCTGGTGCCCGGACTGGCCGGTGGTGGCGGCCTGCGCGGCGGAATCGGTCCCCCCGGACCAGCCCGCGGCGGTGTTCTCCGGCAACCGCGTCATCGCCTGCTCGGCGCTGGCGCGGGCGGACGGCGTGCGCCGCGGCATGCGGCGCCGCGACGCCCAGTCCCGCTGCCCGGAGCTGGTGGTGTTCGGCGCGGAACCGGAACGGGACGCCCGGTTCTTCGAGTCGGTCGCCGTCGCGGTGGAAGAGCTGGTGGTCGGGGTCGAGGTGGTGCGACCGGGCATCGTCGCCATGCCGGTGACCGGGGCCGCCGGTTACTTCGGTGGTGAGGCGCGGCTGGCCGAGCTGCTGGTGGACCAGGTGGCCGCGCACGTGGGCGTGGAGTGCCAGGTGGGCGTCGCGGACGGGCTGTTCGCGGCCACCCTCGCCGCGCACCGCTCGGCGCTGGTGGAGCCTGGCGGCACCGCGGAGTTCCTGGCCCCGCTGGACATCCGCGTGCTCGACCAGCCGGGCGCGGAGCGGGCCGAACTGGTCGACCTGTTGCGCCGCCTCGGTTTGCGCACGCTGGGCGCGTTCGCGGCGCTGACCACGCGCGAGGTGCTCAGCCGGTTCGGCGCGGACGGCGAGATCGCGCACAGGCTGGCGTCGGGACGGTCCGAGCGGCCGCCGGTGCGCCGCCGCCCGCCGCCGGAGCTGACCGTGACCAAGGAGTTCGACCCGCCGCTGGACCGGGTGGACGTGGCGGCGTTCATGGCCAAGACGATGGCCGCCGGATTCCAGGCCGGGATGGCGGCCTGGGGCCTGGCCTGCACCCGCCTCGGGGTGCACGCCGTCACCGCGAACGGCGAGGAGATGTCGCGGATCTGGCGGTGCGCCGAACCGCTGGACGCCCACGGCGTGGCCGATCGGGTGCGCTGGCAGTTCGAGGGCTGGCTCAAGGGCACCACCGGCCGGCCCACCGCGGGCGTGGTCCGGTTGCGGCTGGTGCCGGAGGAAACCGTCGAGGGCCGGTCGCTGCAACTCGGCCTGATGGGCACCGAACAGCAGCTCGCCGACGAACGCGCCGCCCAGGCGATGGTGCACGTCCAGGGCCTGCTCGGGCCGGAAGCCGTCCTCACCCCGGTGCTCGACGGCGGGCGCGGCCCGGCCGAGCGTGTGCGGCTGGTGCCGTGGGGCGATCGGCGAGTACCCGCGCGCCTGCCCGAAGCGCGCTGGGACGGACGGCTGCCGATGCCCGCGACGGTGTTCCCCGAGCCGCTGCCCGCCCGGGTCTTCGACGCGGCCGGGGCCGAGGTGCGGATCACCGAGCGGTACCAGCTCAGCGGTCCGCCCGCGGCGGTGGCGGTGGACGGCGGTGCCGCGCGCCCGGTGCGCGGCTGGTCCGGGCCGTGGCAGGCGAGGGGCCGGGGAACCGGCCAGGTGCGGCTGCAGGTGGTGCTCGACAGCACGTCGGCGCTGCTGCTGGTCCGCGCGCTCGACAATCCGAAGTGGACAGTGGAAGGGGAGTACGGCTGGTGA
- a CDS encoding GntR family transcriptional regulator, whose translation MLSEQVHADLRTAIMRGDRAPGEALKPQDIAKERGVSLAVVREALVRLVGEGLADRLPNRGFVVPAYSDRRWQEIAEARRTIEPVVLRLSVERGDVEWEAKVRAAHHRLARTPAYVAEEGEYYSGAWSEAHRVFHRALLEGCGNPVLLETFDRMWTASELARRWSAYRNPERDGVAEHRQLEEVALARDADAAADVLARHLSLTAAGLADGAAS comes from the coding sequence ATGCTCTCCGAGCAGGTCCACGCCGACCTGCGGACCGCGATCATGCGCGGGGATCGAGCCCCTGGTGAGGCCCTCAAGCCCCAGGACATCGCCAAGGAGCGGGGGGTGAGCCTGGCGGTCGTGCGCGAGGCGCTGGTGCGGCTGGTCGGGGAGGGGCTCGCCGACCGGCTGCCCAACCGCGGCTTCGTCGTCCCGGCGTACTCGGACCGTCGCTGGCAGGAGATCGCGGAGGCGCGCCGGACCATCGAGCCGGTCGTGCTGCGCCTGTCCGTCGAACGCGGTGACGTCGAGTGGGAGGCCAAGGTCCGGGCCGCGCATCACCGCCTCGCACGCACCCCGGCCTACGTCGCGGAAGAGGGCGAGTACTACAGCGGCGCGTGGTCCGAAGCGCACCGGGTCTTCCATCGCGCGCTGCTGGAGGGGTGCGGGAATCCGGTCCTGCTGGAGACCTTCGACCGGATGTGGACCGCGAGCGAGCTGGCTCGTCGCTGGTCGGCGTACCGCAACCCGGAACGGGATGGCGTCGCCGAGCACCGGCAGTTGGAAGAGGTGGCACTGGCGCGCGACGCCGACGCCGCGGCTGACGTGCTGGCCAGGCACCTCTCCCTGACCGCGGCGGGCCTGGCTGACGGGGCGGCGTCCTAG
- a CDS encoding YbhB/YbcL family Raf kinase inhibitor-like protein codes for MQLNDPFARLPEVPGFTVTSTTEAFPGGDTSPQLSWSGAPMGTKSYAVTMYDPDAPTMSGFWHWAVANIPATVTSITEGTVPEPAIELPNDARVAGFAGAAPPAGHGPHRYFLTVHALDVEDIGVPADGTPAMLGFAMSSHTLGRATLIGTAETPGPERIEVSRLIPAPADAIFAVLADPKGHVDIDASGMLLDAEGDPVERAGDRFVVHMDREALGDVPLGKYDVEVVITELVPGEEIAWTVEGQFQPPVRHVYGYRLAPADGGTLVTSYYDWSRVGEKWRERVDFPVVPESALKATLGILERTVRRRAA; via the coding sequence ATGCAGCTCAACGATCCCTTCGCCCGCCTGCCCGAAGTCCCCGGCTTCACCGTCACCAGCACGACCGAGGCATTTCCCGGCGGCGACACCAGCCCGCAGCTGTCCTGGAGCGGCGCCCCGATGGGCACCAAGAGCTACGCCGTCACGATGTACGACCCCGACGCGCCGACGATGTCCGGTTTCTGGCACTGGGCCGTCGCCAACATCCCCGCGACGGTGACGTCGATCACCGAAGGCACCGTCCCCGAACCGGCCATCGAGCTGCCCAACGACGCCCGCGTCGCCGGATTCGCCGGCGCCGCCCCGCCCGCCGGACACGGTCCGCACCGCTACTTCCTCACCGTCCACGCGCTCGACGTCGAGGACATCGGGGTCCCCGCCGACGGCACGCCCGCCATGCTCGGCTTTGCCATGTCCTCGCACACCCTCGGCCGCGCCACCCTGATCGGCACGGCGGAAACCCCTGGGCCGGAACGGATCGAGGTCTCCAGGCTCATCCCGGCCCCGGCCGACGCGATCTTCGCGGTGCTGGCCGATCCGAAGGGACACGTGGACATCGACGCGTCGGGAATGCTGCTGGACGCCGAAGGGGACCCGGTCGAGCGCGCCGGCGACCGGTTCGTGGTCCACATGGACCGGGAGGCGCTCGGGGACGTTCCGCTGGGCAAGTACGACGTCGAGGTGGTCATCACCGAACTCGTCCCCGGCGAGGAGATCGCCTGGACCGTCGAAGGCCAGTTCCAGCCGCCGGTCCGCCACGTCTACGGCTACCGGCTGGCCCCGGCCGACGGCGGCACCCTCGTCACGTCCTACTACGACTGGTCGCGGGTCGGCGAAAAGTGGCGGGAGCGGGTCGACTTCCCGGTGGTCCCCGAGTCGGCGCTCAAGGCCACGCTCGGCATCCTCGAACGCACGGTCCGCCGCCGGGCCGCGTGA
- the purH gene encoding bifunctional phosphoribosylaminoimidazolecarboxamide formyltransferase/IMP cyclohydrolase, protein MSEPGRKPVKRALIGVSDKAGLLELATGLHAAGVEIVSTGGTARVIADAGVPVTPVEEVTGFPESLDGRVKTLHPRVHAGLLADRDRPEHMAQLKQLDIAPFDLLVVNLYPFQQTVASGASFEDCVENIDIGGPAMVRAAAKNHGSVAVVVDPARYDWVLENVRDGGFDQEDRKRLAAAAYAHTASYDIAVANWFANAYAPADDSGFADFKGTSWERGEVLRYGENPHQPAALYRHWSGGGIAHAEQLHGKAMSYNNYVDADAARRAAYDFDEPSVAIIKHANPCGIAVGVDVAEAHRKAHACDPVSAYGGVIATNRPVTLAAAEQIADIFTEVLVAPAFDEDALEVLTRKKNIRLLRLPDNSLGNHRIEERPISGGVLVQNADRIDAPGDAPANWTLATGEAVDEATLADLEFAWRAVRAVKSNAILLAHDRATVGAGMGQVNRVDSARLAVARAGDRAKGSVASSDAFFPFPDGLEVLIEAGVRAVVQPGGSVRDAEVIAAAEAAGVTVYLTGTRHFAH, encoded by the coding sequence GTGAGCGAGCCGGGGCGGAAGCCGGTCAAGCGGGCGCTGATCGGCGTTTCGGACAAGGCGGGACTGCTGGAACTGGCGACCGGCCTGCACGCCGCCGGGGTGGAGATCGTGTCCACCGGTGGCACCGCGAGGGTGATCGCGGACGCCGGTGTGCCGGTCACCCCGGTCGAGGAGGTGACCGGGTTCCCCGAGTCGCTCGACGGCCGGGTCAAGACGCTGCACCCGCGGGTGCACGCGGGCCTGCTCGCCGACCGGGACCGCCCCGAGCACATGGCGCAGCTGAAGCAGCTCGACATCGCGCCGTTCGACCTGCTGGTGGTGAACCTCTACCCGTTCCAGCAGACGGTGGCGTCGGGTGCCTCGTTCGAGGACTGCGTGGAGAACATCGACATCGGCGGCCCGGCGATGGTGCGGGCCGCGGCGAAGAACCACGGCAGCGTGGCCGTCGTGGTGGACCCGGCGCGTTACGACTGGGTGCTGGAGAACGTGCGCGACGGCGGGTTCGACCAGGAGGACCGCAAGCGCCTCGCGGCGGCCGCCTACGCGCACACGGCGTCCTACGACATCGCGGTGGCCAACTGGTTCGCCAACGCGTACGCCCCGGCCGACGACTCCGGTTTCGCCGACTTCAAGGGCACCTCGTGGGAACGCGGCGAGGTGCTGCGCTACGGCGAGAACCCGCACCAGCCCGCCGCGCTGTACCGGCACTGGAGCGGCGGCGGGATCGCGCACGCCGAGCAGCTGCACGGCAAGGCCATGTCCTACAACAACTACGTCGACGCCGATGCCGCGCGCCGGGCGGCCTACGACTTCGACGAGCCGTCGGTAGCGATCATCAAGCACGCCAACCCGTGCGGCATCGCGGTCGGCGTCGACGTCGCCGAGGCGCACCGCAAGGCGCACGCCTGCGACCCGGTTTCGGCCTATGGCGGCGTGATCGCCACGAACCGGCCGGTCACCCTGGCCGCGGCCGAGCAGATCGCCGACATCTTCACCGAGGTGCTGGTGGCGCCCGCGTTCGACGAGGACGCGCTGGAAGTGCTGACGCGCAAGAAGAACATCCGGCTGCTGCGCCTTCCGGACAACAGCCTGGGGAATCACCGGATCGAGGAGCGGCCGATCTCCGGCGGCGTGCTGGTGCAGAACGCCGACCGGATCGACGCGCCGGGTGACGCCCCGGCGAACTGGACGCTGGCCACCGGCGAGGCGGTCGACGAGGCCACCCTGGCGGACCTGGAGTTCGCCTGGCGCGCGGTGCGCGCGGTGAAGTCGAACGCGATCCTGCTGGCGCACGACCGGGCCACCGTCGGCGCGGGCATGGGCCAGGTGAACCGGGTCGACTCGGCGCGGCTCGCGGTCGCGCGCGCCGGTGACCGGGCCAAGGGCTCGGTGGCTTCCTCCGACGCGTTCTTCCCGTTCCCGGACGGGCTGGAAGTGCTGATCGAGGCCGGGGTCCGCGCGGTGGTGCAGCCGGGCGGCTCGGTGCGTGACGCCGAGGTGATCGCCGCGGCGGAGGCCGCCGGCGTCACCGTGTACCTCACCGGCACGCGGCACTTCGCGCACTGA
- the purN gene encoding phosphoribosylglycinamide formyltransferase, whose protein sequence is MELPTPARVVVLASGSGTLLQALLDESARSGFGATVVAVGADRTGIEALARADRASVPYFTVRVGDHPDRAAWDKALTDAVAAYRPDLVISAGFMKILGEQFLARFENRVLNTHPALLPSFPGMHAVADALAAGVKVTGSTVHFVDAGMDTGPIIAQEAVAVEDSDTEDRLHERIKSVERRLLVDVVAKLCRAGCTVDGRKVSFR, encoded by the coding sequence TTGGAGCTGCCCACCCCGGCCAGGGTGGTGGTGCTCGCCTCGGGGTCCGGAACCCTGTTGCAGGCCTTGCTCGACGAATCCGCCCGCTCCGGTTTCGGCGCCACGGTGGTCGCCGTCGGCGCCGACCGCACCGGGATCGAAGCCCTCGCGCGGGCCGATCGCGCTTCGGTGCCGTACTTCACCGTGCGCGTCGGTGACCATCCCGATCGCGCGGCCTGGGACAAGGCGCTGACCGACGCGGTCGCCGCCTACCGGCCCGATCTGGTGATCTCCGCCGGGTTCATGAAGATCCTCGGCGAGCAGTTCCTGGCGCGGTTCGAGAACCGGGTGCTCAACACGCATCCGGCGCTGCTGCCGTCCTTTCCCGGCATGCACGCGGTCGCCGACGCGCTCGCCGCCGGGGTGAAGGTCACCGGGTCCACCGTGCACTTCGTGGACGCCGGCATGGACACCGGTCCGATCATCGCCCAGGAGGCGGTGGCGGTGGAGGACTCCGACACCGAGGACCGGCTGCACGAGCGGATCAAGTCGGTGGAACGGCGGCTGCTGGTGGACGTGGTCGCGAAGCTTTGCCGTGCGGGCTGCACGGTGGACGGACGGAAGGTGAGTTTCAGGTGA
- a CDS encoding DUF6350 family protein produces MQVLTTGPDGAERLSDHGTRDEVTGAARFRVLLVAAVLPLLAGYTLAAGSVAAVAGLAPGSGFTATGALRGGGPAWLATQQVPLGLGGHPLGVLPLLPTIALLLLVAKVASSATRRLGHTDATHAIGVVGVIACAHATAGVTVAVLCSGTEVEVEPLTAFLLPGVLSGAAAAAGVLARCGLPEPVRQYIDPVAVRGLRAGVLGLAALLVAGALVTLLGFGLSVPETMRLFDAETAGSGAGMLLVSVVYLPNAVVAGLSFAAGPGFSIGAVNVTPFAFDGGPVPALPILAALPEARAAWWPALLVLPALAGALCGWTLRRCDPDPLVRVRAAAIAGATAGFGCVLLGTFAGGRFGDALFDPVTVPIALFSLAGSCWVAFPAALVAWLTGSTGPVVPPAVEDIPGDDAITEVFDAIQDDADADTDTDTDEDTADSEDADADSDEAPENLDEATEVAESAESVESTESTESTESTESTEDTEYAGTAEDAGNTWYAGNAEPAEDTEYARTAGNTEHPESAEEAASEEAVPEAVTEEADLPGKPAPGASEEPERRD; encoded by the coding sequence ATGCAGGTGCTCACCACCGGGCCGGACGGCGCCGAGCGGTTGAGCGACCACGGCACGCGCGACGAGGTCACCGGGGCGGCTCGGTTCCGCGTGCTCCTGGTCGCCGCCGTGCTCCCGCTGCTCGCCGGCTACACGCTGGCCGCCGGTTCGGTGGCCGCGGTGGCCGGTCTCGCCCCCGGTTCCGGGTTCACCGCGACCGGCGCGCTGCGGGGTGGCGGCCCGGCCTGGCTGGCCACCCAGCAGGTGCCGCTGGGCCTCGGCGGGCACCCGCTCGGTGTGCTGCCCCTGCTGCCGACGATCGCGCTTCTGCTGTTGGTGGCCAAGGTCGCGTCGAGCGCCACGCGGCGCCTCGGGCACACCGACGCCACGCACGCGATCGGCGTGGTCGGCGTGATCGCCTGCGCGCACGCCACCGCCGGGGTCACCGTCGCGGTGCTGTGCAGCGGCACCGAGGTCGAGGTGGAACCGCTGACCGCGTTCCTGTTGCCGGGCGTGCTCTCCGGAGCGGCCGCGGCGGCCGGGGTGTTGGCCCGTTGCGGGCTGCCCGAACCGGTCCGGCAGTACATCGACCCGGTCGCCGTGCGCGGGCTGCGCGCCGGGGTGCTCGGGCTGGCGGCGCTGTTGGTGGCCGGGGCGTTGGTCACCCTGCTCGGGTTCGGCCTGTCGGTACCGGAGACCATGCGGTTGTTCGACGCCGAGACCGCCGGCAGCGGTGCGGGCATGCTGCTGGTTTCCGTGGTGTACCTGCCGAACGCGGTGGTGGCCGGGCTGTCCTTCGCGGCGGGGCCCGGGTTCTCCATCGGTGCGGTGAACGTCACTCCGTTCGCCTTCGACGGCGGCCCGGTGCCCGCGTTGCCGATCCTGGCGGCGTTGCCCGAAGCGCGGGCGGCCTGGTGGCCCGCGTTGCTGGTGCTGCCCGCGCTCGCCGGTGCGCTGTGCGGCTGGACGTTGCGCCGCTGCGACCCGGATCCGCTGGTCCGCGTGCGCGCGGCGGCGATCGCCGGTGCCACCGCGGGGTTCGGCTGTGTGCTGCTCGGCACGTTCGCCGGTGGCCGGTTCGGGGACGCGCTGTTCGACCCGGTGACCGTGCCGATCGCGTTGTTCTCCCTGGCCGGATCGTGCTGGGTCGCCTTCCCGGCGGCGCTGGTCGCCTGGTTGACCGGCAGCACCGGGCCGGTGGTGCCGCCCGCGGTCGAGGACATCCCGGGCGACGACGCGATCACCGAGGTCTTCGACGCCATCCAAGACGACGCCGACGCCGACACCGACACCGACACCGACGAGGACACCGCGGACTCCGAAGACGCCGACGCCGACTCCGACGAAGCCCCCGAAAACCTCGACGAGGCCACCGAAGTCGCCGAGTCCGCCGAGTCCGTCGAGTCCACCGAGTCCACCGAGTCCACCGAGTCCACCGAGTCCACCGAGGACACTGAGTACGCCGGGACCGCCGAGGACGCCGGGAACACCTGGTACGCCGGGAACGCCGAGCCCGCCGAGGACACTGAGTACGCCAGGACCGCCGGGAACACCGAGCACCCAGAGAGCGCCGAGGAAGCCGCGTCCGAGGAAGCCGTTCCCGAGGCCGTGACCGAGGAAGCAGACCTGCCCGGCAAGCCCGCTCCGGGTGCCTCCGAGGAGCCCGAGCGCCGCGACTAG
- a CDS encoding DUF5336 domain-containing protein, with amino-acid sequence MSFPSSGPGYPPQGGGPHNPQGPGTGSFPPVGPPPQQQQQLQAGALNFAVILALAVAVLGLVQYFVGFSDEASPASESTTWFLVGGLLAALRALPNAPKVLPFAALISVLGALEALDHVIGYGENDTVPGIITVIVILGFLQLIAAVAALLFDYDVLKLPAPKPQGAPQQQYGPPSGQQPAQPGPPPGQPGQYAPQQPQFGGPPPASSPQQTTQYAPTGGNQPDSGGFAAPTQYSTPVTPPPPGQQSTTYAPQQGQFFQQQSGGSSGSSESGGQQSPGTPPGGFGKPSS; translated from the coding sequence ATGTCCTTTCCCAGCAGTGGGCCTGGTTACCCTCCGCAGGGTGGCGGCCCCCACAATCCCCAGGGACCGGGTACCGGGTCGTTCCCGCCGGTCGGCCCGCCGCCGCAACAGCAGCAGCAGTTGCAGGCCGGTGCGCTGAACTTCGCGGTCATCCTCGCGCTGGCCGTCGCGGTACTCGGCCTGGTGCAGTACTTCGTCGGCTTCTCGGACGAGGCCTCGCCCGCGAGCGAGTCGACCACCTGGTTCCTGGTCGGCGGCCTGCTCGCCGCGCTGCGCGCGCTGCCGAACGCGCCCAAGGTGCTGCCGTTCGCCGCGCTGATCAGCGTGCTCGGCGCGCTGGAGGCGCTGGACCACGTGATCGGCTACGGGGAGAACGACACGGTCCCCGGCATCATCACGGTGATCGTCATCCTCGGTTTCCTGCAGCTGATCGCCGCGGTGGCGGCGCTGCTGTTCGACTACGACGTGCTCAAGCTGCCCGCCCCGAAGCCGCAGGGCGCGCCGCAGCAGCAGTACGGCCCGCCGAGCGGGCAGCAGCCCGCGCAGCCGGGCCCGCCGCCGGGTCAGCCCGGTCAGTACGCCCCGCAGCAGCCGCAGTTCGGTGGCCCGCCGCCCGCCTCGTCGCCGCAGCAGACCACGCAGTACGCGCCCACCGGCGGTAACCAGCCCGATTCGGGCGGCTTCGCCGCGCCGACGCAGTACTCCACCCCGGTCACCCCGCCGCCTCCCGGGCAGCAGTCGACCACCTACGCGCCGCAGCAGGGCCAGTTCTTCCAGCAGCAGTCCGGTGGTTCGAGTGGCTCCTCGGAGTCCGGCGGGCAGCAGTCGCCGGGCACCCCGCCGGGCGGATTCGGCAAGCCCAGCAGCTGA
- the sucD gene encoding succinate--CoA ligase subunit alpha — protein sequence MSIFLNENSKVIVQGLTGSEGTKHATKMIKSGTNIVGGVNARKAGQTVTIEGKELKVFGSVEEAIKETGADVSVVFVPPKFAKDAVVEAIDAEIGLAVVITEGIPVHDSAYFWAHAVAKGNKTRIIGPNCPGVISPGKSNAGIIPANITGPGKIGLVSKSGTLTYQMMYELRDIGFTTAVGIGGDPVIGTTHIDALAAFQDDPDTEVIVMIGEIGGDAEERAADYIKANVTKPVVGYVAGFTAPEGKTMGHAGAIVSGSSGTAAAKKEALEAAGVKVGKTPTETANLARELYNNLP from the coding sequence ATGTCGATCTTCCTGAACGAGAACAGCAAGGTCATCGTGCAGGGCCTGACCGGGTCCGAGGGCACCAAGCACGCGACCAAGATGATCAAGTCCGGCACCAACATCGTGGGCGGCGTGAACGCCCGCAAGGCCGGCCAGACGGTGACCATCGAGGGCAAGGAACTCAAGGTCTTCGGCTCCGTCGAGGAGGCCATCAAGGAGACCGGCGCCGACGTCTCGGTGGTCTTCGTGCCGCCGAAGTTCGCCAAGGACGCCGTGGTCGAGGCCATCGACGCGGAGATCGGCCTGGCCGTGGTGATCACCGAGGGCATCCCGGTGCACGACTCGGCCTACTTCTGGGCGCACGCGGTCGCCAAGGGCAACAAGACCCGGATCATCGGGCCGAACTGCCCCGGCGTGATCAGCCCCGGCAAGTCGAACGCGGGCATCATCCCGGCGAACATCACCGGCCCCGGCAAGATCGGCCTGGTGTCCAAGTCGGGCACGCTGACCTACCAGATGATGTACGAGCTGCGCGACATCGGTTTCACCACCGCGGTCGGCATCGGCGGTGACCCGGTCATCGGCACCACGCACATCGACGCGCTCGCCGCCTTCCAGGACGACCCGGACACCGAGGTCATCGTGATGATCGGTGAGATCGGTGGCGACGCCGAGGAGCGGGCCGCGGACTACATCAAGGCCAACGTGACCAAGCCGGTCGTCGGCTACGTCGCGGGCTTCACCGCGCCCGAGGGCAAGACCATGGGCCACGCGGGCGCGATCGTCTCCGGTTCGTCCGGGACCGCGGCCGCGAAGAAGGAGGCCCTCGAGGCCGCCGGCGTGAAGGTCGGCAAGACGCCGACCGAGACCGCCAACCTGGCGCGGGAGCTGTACAACAACCTGCCCTGA
- the sucC gene encoding ADP-forming succinate--CoA ligase subunit beta produces the protein MDLYEYQARDLFAAHGVPVLSGSVASTPEEARAAAEQIGGQVVVKAQVKTGGRGKAGGVKLADSADEAKEKAEAILGLDIKGHIVHRVLVAEASDIAEEYYFSFLLDRANRTFLAMASAEGGVEIEQLAVERPDALAKIPVDAITGVDKAKAVEILTAGKFPEKVVDEAADVVVKLWETFVSEDATLVEVNPLVRDPQDKIIALDGKVTLDENASFRQPGHDALVDKQAEDPLEAKAKAKDLNYVKLDGEVGIIGNGAGLVMSTLDVVAYAGEKHGGVKPANFLDIGGGASAEVMAAGLDVILHDPAVKSVFVNVFGGITACDAVATGIVEALKILGDEAAKPLVVRLDGNNVEEGRRILAEANHPLVTVVDTMDNAADKAAELAAAGA, from the coding sequence GTGGACCTTTACGAATACCAGGCGAGGGATCTCTTCGCCGCCCACGGTGTACCGGTGTTGTCCGGTTCCGTGGCCAGTACGCCGGAAGAAGCCCGCGCGGCGGCCGAGCAGATCGGTGGCCAGGTGGTCGTCAAGGCCCAGGTGAAGACCGGTGGGCGCGGCAAGGCCGGTGGCGTGAAGCTCGCCGACAGCGCCGACGAGGCCAAGGAGAAGGCGGAAGCCATTCTCGGCCTGGACATCAAGGGCCACATCGTGCACCGGGTGCTGGTGGCCGAAGCCTCGGACATCGCCGAGGAGTACTACTTCTCGTTCCTGCTGGACCGCGCGAACCGCACCTTCCTCGCGATGGCGTCGGCCGAGGGCGGCGTGGAGATCGAGCAGCTCGCGGTGGAGCGCCCCGACGCGCTGGCCAAGATCCCGGTGGACGCGATCACCGGGGTGGACAAGGCCAAGGCCGTGGAGATCCTGACCGCGGGCAAGTTCCCGGAGAAGGTCGTCGACGAGGCCGCCGACGTGGTCGTCAAGCTCTGGGAGACCTTCGTCTCCGAGGACGCCACGCTGGTCGAGGTCAACCCGCTGGTCCGTGACCCGCAGGACAAGATCATCGCCCTCGACGGCAAGGTCACCCTCGACGAGAACGCCTCGTTCCGCCAGCCGGGTCACGACGCGCTCGTCGACAAGCAGGCCGAGGACCCGCTGGAGGCCAAGGCCAAGGCGAAGGACCTCAACTACGTCAAGCTGGACGGCGAGGTCGGCATCATCGGCAACGGCGCCGGCCTCGTGATGTCCACTTTGGACGTCGTGGCCTACGCGGGCGAGAAGCACGGCGGCGTGAAGCCGGCCAACTTCCTCGACATCGGTGGCGGCGCCTCGGCCGAGGTGATGGCCGCCGGGCTGGACGTCATCCTGCACGACCCGGCCGTGAAGAGCGTTTTTGTCAACGTCTTCGGCGGCATCACCGCGTGCGACGCGGTGGCCACCGGCATCGTCGAAGCGCTGAAGATCCTCGGCGACGAGGCGGCCAAGCCGCTCGTCGTGCGGCTCGACGGCAACAACGTCGAAGAGGGCAGGCGCATCCTGGCCGAGGCGAACCACCCGCTGGTGACCGTGGTGGACACTATGGACAACGCGGCTGACAAGGCTGCCGAGCTCGCAGCGGCAGGGGCGTGA
- a CDS encoding cobalamin-dependent protein (Presence of a B(12) (cobalamin)-binding domain implies dependence on cobalamin itself, in one of its several forms, or in some unusual lineages, dependence on a cobalamin-like analog.): MTVPPRVLLAALDENPGLAEVARALRDEGIEVIYAGVLGSAEEVVSAAEQEDPAVVAVSPEAPDVTLEGVEVVGFRTVQEGVDRVKMATVARSRASR, encoded by the coding sequence GTGACCGTTCCCCCGCGTGTGCTGCTCGCCGCGCTCGACGAGAACCCCGGACTGGCCGAAGTCGCCCGAGCGCTTCGCGACGAAGGCATCGAGGTGATCTACGCGGGCGTGCTCGGCTCCGCCGAAGAGGTGGTCAGCGCCGCCGAGCAGGAGGATCCGGCGGTGGTCGCGGTGTCGCCGGAGGCTCCGGACGTCACGCTCGAAGGAGTCGAAGTGGTCGGCTTCCGCACCGTTCAAGAAGGTGTCGACCGGGTGAAGATGGCCACAGTGGCGAGGTCACGGGCCTCTCGGTGA